In Coffea eugenioides isolate CCC68of unplaced genomic scaffold, Ceug_1.0 ScVebR1_2791;HRSCAF=3887, whole genome shotgun sequence, a single window of DNA contains:
- the LOC113757161 gene encoding uncharacterized protein LOC113757161, with amino-acid sequence MGVCVTKMEAYDHLKVVGFIKGYNNWIAHGELSNYNEATSNSENTSIGVSNGTNDMQDLVHDVFGIPHGTNELNREGDIPVSEAEKFYKLIDDSQQDLYSGCKNFSKLSFIIRLLHLKCLGKMSNKIFNMLVELLREAFPEAMTNLPSSYYEAEKLMNTLGLGYEKIDACPNDCSLYWGSAEKRTSCETCNELRWVASENDPTGEKRKIPQKVLWHFPLKPRLQRLFMSSKIASQMRWHEEKRTKDGCMRHPADSPAWQTFDHLHPEFAKDCRNVRLGLASDGFNPFNNMSSTHSTWLVVLIPYNLPPWMCMKQPYFMLSLLIPGPFSPGNNIDVYLQPLVKELTELWDFGIQTYDASQKENFQLHVALLWTISDFPGYAMLSGWSTKGEYACPVCHKFTHARRLTHSFKYCYMGHRRFLDSKHKFRKQAQFFDGTEEHGKRPPLQTGDMIVSELGDLQINLENL; translated from the coding sequence ATGGGTGTTTGTGTGACAAAAATGGAAGCATATGATCATTTGAAAGTGGTAGGATTTATCAAGGGTTATAATAATTGGATAGCACATGGAGAACTTTCAAACTACAATGAAGCCACATCTAATTCTGAAAATACATCAATTGGGGTTTCAAATGGGACTAATGACATGCAAGACTTGGTCCATGATGTATTTGGGATACCACATGGAACAAATGAATTGAATAGAGAAGGGGACATTCCTGTTTCAGAGGctgaaaaattttacaaattgatTGATGATTCTCAACAGGATTTGTACAGTGGTTGCAAAAATTTCTCGAAATTGTCTTTCATTATTCGTTTGCTTCACCTAAAATGCCTGGGTAAGATGAGTAACAAGATTTTTAATATGCTTGTTGAGCTGTTGAGAGAAGCATTTCCGGAGGCCATGACTAATTTGCCGTCTTCTTACTATGAGGCTGAGAAATTGATGAATACATTGGGGCTGGGTTATGAAAAGATCGATGCATGTCCTAATGATTGTTCTCTTTATTGGGGTAGTGCTGAAAAAAGAACTTCATGCGAAACATGTAACGAGCTTAGGTGGGTTGCTTCAGAAAATGATCCAACtggggaaaaaaggaaaattcctcaaaaagtGTTGTGGCATTTTCCCTTAAAACCTAGATTACAAAGActatttatgtcttctaaaattgcatctcaaatGAGATGGCATGAGGAAAAACGTACAAAAGATGGTTGTATGAGACATCCAGCTGATTCTCCAGCTTGGCAAACTTTTGACCATCTACATCCAGAATTTGCTAAGGATTGTCGAAATGTTAGATTGGGGTTGGCATCTGACGGGTTTAATCCATTCAACAACATGAGTTCTACACACAGTACTTGGCTTGTAGTTTTAATACCATATAACTTACCTCCGTGGATGTGTATGAAGCAACCGTACTTCATGTTGTCCTTGTTAATACCCGGACCATTCTCTCCTGGGAATAATATTGATGTTTATCTACAGCCTCTAGTTAAAGAATTGACCGAATTGTGGGATTTTGGCATTCAAACTTATGATGcatcccaaaaagaaaattttcaattgcatgTAGCTCTGTTGTGGACCATTAGTGATTTCCCTGGATATGCAATGTTATCTGGCTGGAGCACTAAAGGTGAATATGCTTGTCCTGTTTGTCACAAGTTCACTCATGCACGACGGTTGACTCATAGTTTCAAATATTGCTATATGGGTCATCGGAGATTCTTAGATAGTAAGCATAAATTTAGAAAGCAAGCCCAATTCTTTGATGGCACCGAAGAACATGGAAAGCGACCACCTTTGCAAACCGGGGATATGATTGTGAGTGAATTGGGAGACTTGCAAATTAATTTGGAAAACTTGTGA